One genomic region from Alosa alosa isolate M-15738 ecotype Scorff River chromosome 12, AALO_Geno_1.1, whole genome shotgun sequence encodes:
- the zer1 gene encoding protein zer-1 homolog isoform X2 produces the protein MLIAAPKLTNSELATKKQLSGTVWLAGKLVSVSVSCLSWCSLNDYCLRTTQKSPCLIQVPDQRESREAAMAAKVGDNPDSLMALCTAFCLRNLRRTMCYLGDRNKLTLRPDVFLPSEICDKLVNAYVELVHTDSNFEPQDGFFQLFSDPRSTRLTRVQLREDLVRDRDLEAIGKQDLIELHLTYCNGLSARSLRALTSFRHTLVSLSLFGCTNIFYRKGGAPLACAEEDDDDEEDERPARFALDNNFSFQGFNRLRLLNLGGLPEEVDAEALLKPLPALTSLDLSSMPLPRATFLAQWKDRLASLVLYNVDLSEELISTVVQMSQLRHLDISRENQRSSKFKMTRKILTTVVQSLGNLVSLDISGHIMLDNCTVPHFEEAMGPPSIEPSKSSIIPFQELKRPLQFLGLYNTTLCNVMHIPAYKVTGSKNEDQVLNAIEAYTEHRPELAHRAINQLFDIARIQHCSQLLRALQLVIAALKCHKYDKSVQVTGSAALFYLTNTEYRCDQSVQLRRQVIQVVLNGMEQYQEVTVQRNCCLTLCNFSIPEELEFQYHRVNMLLLKILEPARQDESIQRIAVHLCNALVCQVDNDHKEAVGKMGFVKTMLNLIQKKLQDRMCDQVMEFSWSALWNITDETPDNCQMFLNCRGMSLFLECLEEFPDKQELHRNMLGLLGNVAEVRALRPQLLTSEFVKVFTDLLDSKADGIEVSYNACGVLSHIMFDGPDAWPMEEPGRDSVMQKMWDAIQSWDVSSRRNINYRSFEPILRLLPQSIAPVSQHWATWALYNLVSVYPNKYCPLLVKEGGIALLDKVLEMESHPDTKNMARKVMEQCANFKEDPMDTSR, from the exons ATGCTAATCGCAGCGCCTAAGCTAACCAATTCGGAATTAGCTACCAAGAAGCAGCTCTCGGGAACTGTATGGCTAGCTGGGAAGCTAG TATCCGTTAGTGTCTCCTGTCTCTCCTGGTGCTCTCTCAATGACTACTGCCTGAGGACGACCCAGAAGTCCCCCTGTCTCATCCAGGTTCCAGACCAGAGAGAAAGCAGGGAAGCGGCCATGGCGGCCAAAGTGGGGGACAACCCAGACAGCCTGATGGCTCTGTGCACAGCTTTCTGCTTGCGCAACCTGAGGCGGACGATGTGCTACCTGGGGGACAGGAACAAGCTCACCCTGCGTCCAGACGTGTTTCTTCCAAGTGAAATCTGCGACAAGCTGGTTAACGC GTATGTAGAGCTggtacacacagacagcaatttTGAGCCGCAGGACGGCTTCTTCCAGCTCTTCTCAGACCCACGCAGCACCAGGCTGACCCGAGTGCAGCTGAGAGAGGACCTGGTGCGAGACAGAGACCTCGAGGCCATTGGGAAACAG GATCTTATCGAGCTGCACCTGACTTACTGCAATGGTCTGTCTGCGCGCAGCCTGCGTGCACTGACCAGCTTCCGGCATACCCTGGTGTCCCTCAGCCTCTTCGGCTGCACGAACATCTTCTACAGGAAGGGCGGCGCTCCGCTGGCCTGCGCCGAGGAAGACGACGACGACGAAGAGGATGAAAGACCAGCCAGATTTGCACTGGACAACAATTTCAGCTTTCAG GGCTTTAACCGGCTGCGGCTGCTGAACCTGGGCGGGCTGCCGGAGGAGGTGGACGCAGAGGCGCTGCTCAAGCCCCTGCCGGCCCTCACCTCCCTGGACCTGTCCAGCATGCCCCTCCCTCGCGCCACTTTCCTCGCCCAGTGGAAGGACCGTCTGGCCTCGCTGGTGCTCTACAACGTCGATCTCTCGGAGGAGCTCATCAGCACAGTGGTGCAGATGAGCCAGCTACG GCACCTGGACATCTCTCGTGAAAACCAGCGCTCCTCTAAGTTCAAGATGACCAGGAAGATCCTGACCACCGTGGTGCAGAGCCTGGGCAACCTGGTCTCTCTGGACATCTCAGGCCACATCATGCTGGACAACTGCACAGTCCCACACTTCGAGGAGGCCATGGGGCCACCAAG TATCGAACCCAGCAAGAGCAGCATCATCCCCTTCCAGGAGCTGAAGAGGCCACTGCAGTTTCTTGGACTGTACAACACCACCCTCTGCAACGTCATGCACATCCCAGCCTACAAG GTGACTGGCTCCAAAAACGAGGACCAGGTTCTGAACGCTATCGAGGCCTACACAGAGCACCGGCCCGAACTGGCCCACCGGGCCATCAACCAGCTGTTCGACATCGCCAGGATACAGCACTGCAGCCAGCTGCTGCGAGCTCTGCAG CTGGTCATTGCTGCCCTCAAGTGTCATAAGTATGACAAGAGTGTTCAGGTGACGGGCAGCGCGGCGCTCTTCTACCTGACCAACACAGAGTACCGCTGCGACCAGAGCGTCCAGCTGCGTCGACAGGTCATCCAGGTGGTGCTCAACGGAATGGAGCAGTACCAGGAGGTCACG GTCCAGAGGAACTGCTGCCTAACGCTGTGCAACTTCAGCATCCCGGAGGAGCTGGAGTTCCAGTACCATCGGGTCAACATGCTGCTGCTGAAGATCCTGGAGCCGGCCCGGCAGGACGAGTCCATCCAGCGCATCGCCGTGCATCTCTGCAACGCCCTCGTCTGCCAGGTGGACAACGACCACAAGGAAGCTGTGGGCAAGATGGGCTTTGTCAAA ACAATGCTGAACTTGATCCAGAAAAAGCTACAGGATAGAATG TGTGACCAGGTCATGGAGTTCTCCTGGAGCGCCCTATGGAACATCACCGACGAGACGCCCGACAACTGCCAGATGTTCCTCAACTGCAGAGGAATGAGTCTGTTCCTCGAGTGTCTAGAG GAGTTTCCAGACAAGCAGGAACTGCACAGAAACATGCTGGGGCTGCTGGGTAATGTGGCCGAGGTGAGGGCTCTGAGGCCACAGCTCCTCACCTCAGAGTTTGTCAAAGTGTTCAC TGACCTGCTGGACAGTAAGGCAGATGGCATTGAGGTGTCCTACAACGCGTGCGGGGTGCTTTCCCACATCATGTTCGACGGGCCGGACGCGTGGCCCATGGAGGAGCCGGGGAGGGACTCTGTGATGCAGAAGATGTGGGACGCCATCCAGAGCTGGGACGTCAGCTCGCGGCGCAACATCAACTACAG GTCTTTTGAGCCCATCCTCCGTCTCCTGCCCCAAAGCATCGCTCCTGTTAGCCAGCACTGGGCCACATGGGCGCTCTACAACTTAGTGTCTGTCTACC CAAATAAATACTGTCCATTATTGGTCAAAGAGGGTGGGATTGCACTCTTGGATAAAGTCTTGGAGATGGAAAGCCACCCAGACACAAAGAACATGGCAAG GAAAGTGATGGAGCAGTGTGCAAACTTTAAAGAGGACCCCATGGACACAAGCAGGTAA
- the zer1 gene encoding protein zer-1 homolog isoform X1: protein MLIAAPKLTNSELATKKQLSGTVWLAGKLGILGLIASDVLFFLAVSVSVSCLSWCSLNDYCLRTTQKSPCLIQVPDQRESREAAMAAKVGDNPDSLMALCTAFCLRNLRRTMCYLGDRNKLTLRPDVFLPSEICDKLVNAYVELVHTDSNFEPQDGFFQLFSDPRSTRLTRVQLREDLVRDRDLEAIGKQDLIELHLTYCNGLSARSLRALTSFRHTLVSLSLFGCTNIFYRKGGAPLACAEEDDDDEEDERPARFALDNNFSFQGFNRLRLLNLGGLPEEVDAEALLKPLPALTSLDLSSMPLPRATFLAQWKDRLASLVLYNVDLSEELISTVVQMSQLRHLDISRENQRSSKFKMTRKILTTVVQSLGNLVSLDISGHIMLDNCTVPHFEEAMGPPSIEPSKSSIIPFQELKRPLQFLGLYNTTLCNVMHIPAYKVTGSKNEDQVLNAIEAYTEHRPELAHRAINQLFDIARIQHCSQLLRALQLVIAALKCHKYDKSVQVTGSAALFYLTNTEYRCDQSVQLRRQVIQVVLNGMEQYQEVTVQRNCCLTLCNFSIPEELEFQYHRVNMLLLKILEPARQDESIQRIAVHLCNALVCQVDNDHKEAVGKMGFVKTMLNLIQKKLQDRMCDQVMEFSWSALWNITDETPDNCQMFLNCRGMSLFLECLEEFPDKQELHRNMLGLLGNVAEVRALRPQLLTSEFVKVFTDLLDSKADGIEVSYNACGVLSHIMFDGPDAWPMEEPGRDSVMQKMWDAIQSWDVSSRRNINYRSFEPILRLLPQSIAPVSQHWATWALYNLVSVYPNKYCPLLVKEGGIALLDKVLEMESHPDTKNMARKVMEQCANFKEDPMDTSR, encoded by the exons ATGCTAATCGCAGCGCCTAAGCTAACCAATTCGGAATTAGCTACCAAGAAGCAGCTCTCGGGAACTGTATGGCTAGCTGGGAAGCTAG GTATCCTTGGGTTGATAGCCTCTGACGTGCTGTTTTTTTTGGCAGTATCCGTTAGTGTCTCCTGTCTCTCCTGGTGCTCTCTCAATGACTACTGCCTGAGGACGACCCAGAAGTCCCCCTGTCTCATCCAGGTTCCAGACCAGAGAGAAAGCAGGGAAGCGGCCATGGCGGCCAAAGTGGGGGACAACCCAGACAGCCTGATGGCTCTGTGCACAGCTTTCTGCTTGCGCAACCTGAGGCGGACGATGTGCTACCTGGGGGACAGGAACAAGCTCACCCTGCGTCCAGACGTGTTTCTTCCAAGTGAAATCTGCGACAAGCTGGTTAACGC GTATGTAGAGCTggtacacacagacagcaatttTGAGCCGCAGGACGGCTTCTTCCAGCTCTTCTCAGACCCACGCAGCACCAGGCTGACCCGAGTGCAGCTGAGAGAGGACCTGGTGCGAGACAGAGACCTCGAGGCCATTGGGAAACAG GATCTTATCGAGCTGCACCTGACTTACTGCAATGGTCTGTCTGCGCGCAGCCTGCGTGCACTGACCAGCTTCCGGCATACCCTGGTGTCCCTCAGCCTCTTCGGCTGCACGAACATCTTCTACAGGAAGGGCGGCGCTCCGCTGGCCTGCGCCGAGGAAGACGACGACGACGAAGAGGATGAAAGACCAGCCAGATTTGCACTGGACAACAATTTCAGCTTTCAG GGCTTTAACCGGCTGCGGCTGCTGAACCTGGGCGGGCTGCCGGAGGAGGTGGACGCAGAGGCGCTGCTCAAGCCCCTGCCGGCCCTCACCTCCCTGGACCTGTCCAGCATGCCCCTCCCTCGCGCCACTTTCCTCGCCCAGTGGAAGGACCGTCTGGCCTCGCTGGTGCTCTACAACGTCGATCTCTCGGAGGAGCTCATCAGCACAGTGGTGCAGATGAGCCAGCTACG GCACCTGGACATCTCTCGTGAAAACCAGCGCTCCTCTAAGTTCAAGATGACCAGGAAGATCCTGACCACCGTGGTGCAGAGCCTGGGCAACCTGGTCTCTCTGGACATCTCAGGCCACATCATGCTGGACAACTGCACAGTCCCACACTTCGAGGAGGCCATGGGGCCACCAAG TATCGAACCCAGCAAGAGCAGCATCATCCCCTTCCAGGAGCTGAAGAGGCCACTGCAGTTTCTTGGACTGTACAACACCACCCTCTGCAACGTCATGCACATCCCAGCCTACAAG GTGACTGGCTCCAAAAACGAGGACCAGGTTCTGAACGCTATCGAGGCCTACACAGAGCACCGGCCCGAACTGGCCCACCGGGCCATCAACCAGCTGTTCGACATCGCCAGGATACAGCACTGCAGCCAGCTGCTGCGAGCTCTGCAG CTGGTCATTGCTGCCCTCAAGTGTCATAAGTATGACAAGAGTGTTCAGGTGACGGGCAGCGCGGCGCTCTTCTACCTGACCAACACAGAGTACCGCTGCGACCAGAGCGTCCAGCTGCGTCGACAGGTCATCCAGGTGGTGCTCAACGGAATGGAGCAGTACCAGGAGGTCACG GTCCAGAGGAACTGCTGCCTAACGCTGTGCAACTTCAGCATCCCGGAGGAGCTGGAGTTCCAGTACCATCGGGTCAACATGCTGCTGCTGAAGATCCTGGAGCCGGCCCGGCAGGACGAGTCCATCCAGCGCATCGCCGTGCATCTCTGCAACGCCCTCGTCTGCCAGGTGGACAACGACCACAAGGAAGCTGTGGGCAAGATGGGCTTTGTCAAA ACAATGCTGAACTTGATCCAGAAAAAGCTACAGGATAGAATG TGTGACCAGGTCATGGAGTTCTCCTGGAGCGCCCTATGGAACATCACCGACGAGACGCCCGACAACTGCCAGATGTTCCTCAACTGCAGAGGAATGAGTCTGTTCCTCGAGTGTCTAGAG GAGTTTCCAGACAAGCAGGAACTGCACAGAAACATGCTGGGGCTGCTGGGTAATGTGGCCGAGGTGAGGGCTCTGAGGCCACAGCTCCTCACCTCAGAGTTTGTCAAAGTGTTCAC TGACCTGCTGGACAGTAAGGCAGATGGCATTGAGGTGTCCTACAACGCGTGCGGGGTGCTTTCCCACATCATGTTCGACGGGCCGGACGCGTGGCCCATGGAGGAGCCGGGGAGGGACTCTGTGATGCAGAAGATGTGGGACGCCATCCAGAGCTGGGACGTCAGCTCGCGGCGCAACATCAACTACAG GTCTTTTGAGCCCATCCTCCGTCTCCTGCCCCAAAGCATCGCTCCTGTTAGCCAGCACTGGGCCACATGGGCGCTCTACAACTTAGTGTCTGTCTACC CAAATAAATACTGTCCATTATTGGTCAAAGAGGGTGGGATTGCACTCTTGGATAAAGTCTTGGAGATGGAAAGCCACCCAGACACAAAGAACATGGCAAG GAAAGTGATGGAGCAGTGTGCAAACTTTAAAGAGGACCCCATGGACACAAGCAGGTAA
- the zer1 gene encoding protein zer-1 homolog isoform X3 — MAAKVGDNPDSLMALCTAFCLRNLRRTMCYLGDRNKLTLRPDVFLPSEICDKLVNAYVELVHTDSNFEPQDGFFQLFSDPRSTRLTRVQLREDLVRDRDLEAIGKQDLIELHLTYCNGLSARSLRALTSFRHTLVSLSLFGCTNIFYRKGGAPLACAEEDDDDEEDERPARFALDNNFSFQGFNRLRLLNLGGLPEEVDAEALLKPLPALTSLDLSSMPLPRATFLAQWKDRLASLVLYNVDLSEELISTVVQMSQLRHLDISRENQRSSKFKMTRKILTTVVQSLGNLVSLDISGHIMLDNCTVPHFEEAMGPPSIEPSKSSIIPFQELKRPLQFLGLYNTTLCNVMHIPAYKVTGSKNEDQVLNAIEAYTEHRPELAHRAINQLFDIARIQHCSQLLRALQLVIAALKCHKYDKSVQVTGSAALFYLTNTEYRCDQSVQLRRQVIQVVLNGMEQYQEVTVQRNCCLTLCNFSIPEELEFQYHRVNMLLLKILEPARQDESIQRIAVHLCNALVCQVDNDHKEAVGKMGFVKTMLNLIQKKLQDRMCDQVMEFSWSALWNITDETPDNCQMFLNCRGMSLFLECLEEFPDKQELHRNMLGLLGNVAEVRALRPQLLTSEFVKVFTDLLDSKADGIEVSYNACGVLSHIMFDGPDAWPMEEPGRDSVMQKMWDAIQSWDVSSRRNINYRSFEPILRLLPQSIAPVSQHWATWALYNLVSVYPNKYCPLLVKEGGIALLDKVLEMESHPDTKNMARKVMEQCANFKEDPMDTSR, encoded by the exons ATGGCGGCCAAAGTGGGGGACAACCCAGACAGCCTGATGGCTCTGTGCACAGCTTTCTGCTTGCGCAACCTGAGGCGGACGATGTGCTACCTGGGGGACAGGAACAAGCTCACCCTGCGTCCAGACGTGTTTCTTCCAAGTGAAATCTGCGACAAGCTGGTTAACGC GTATGTAGAGCTggtacacacagacagcaatttTGAGCCGCAGGACGGCTTCTTCCAGCTCTTCTCAGACCCACGCAGCACCAGGCTGACCCGAGTGCAGCTGAGAGAGGACCTGGTGCGAGACAGAGACCTCGAGGCCATTGGGAAACAG GATCTTATCGAGCTGCACCTGACTTACTGCAATGGTCTGTCTGCGCGCAGCCTGCGTGCACTGACCAGCTTCCGGCATACCCTGGTGTCCCTCAGCCTCTTCGGCTGCACGAACATCTTCTACAGGAAGGGCGGCGCTCCGCTGGCCTGCGCCGAGGAAGACGACGACGACGAAGAGGATGAAAGACCAGCCAGATTTGCACTGGACAACAATTTCAGCTTTCAG GGCTTTAACCGGCTGCGGCTGCTGAACCTGGGCGGGCTGCCGGAGGAGGTGGACGCAGAGGCGCTGCTCAAGCCCCTGCCGGCCCTCACCTCCCTGGACCTGTCCAGCATGCCCCTCCCTCGCGCCACTTTCCTCGCCCAGTGGAAGGACCGTCTGGCCTCGCTGGTGCTCTACAACGTCGATCTCTCGGAGGAGCTCATCAGCACAGTGGTGCAGATGAGCCAGCTACG GCACCTGGACATCTCTCGTGAAAACCAGCGCTCCTCTAAGTTCAAGATGACCAGGAAGATCCTGACCACCGTGGTGCAGAGCCTGGGCAACCTGGTCTCTCTGGACATCTCAGGCCACATCATGCTGGACAACTGCACAGTCCCACACTTCGAGGAGGCCATGGGGCCACCAAG TATCGAACCCAGCAAGAGCAGCATCATCCCCTTCCAGGAGCTGAAGAGGCCACTGCAGTTTCTTGGACTGTACAACACCACCCTCTGCAACGTCATGCACATCCCAGCCTACAAG GTGACTGGCTCCAAAAACGAGGACCAGGTTCTGAACGCTATCGAGGCCTACACAGAGCACCGGCCCGAACTGGCCCACCGGGCCATCAACCAGCTGTTCGACATCGCCAGGATACAGCACTGCAGCCAGCTGCTGCGAGCTCTGCAG CTGGTCATTGCTGCCCTCAAGTGTCATAAGTATGACAAGAGTGTTCAGGTGACGGGCAGCGCGGCGCTCTTCTACCTGACCAACACAGAGTACCGCTGCGACCAGAGCGTCCAGCTGCGTCGACAGGTCATCCAGGTGGTGCTCAACGGAATGGAGCAGTACCAGGAGGTCACG GTCCAGAGGAACTGCTGCCTAACGCTGTGCAACTTCAGCATCCCGGAGGAGCTGGAGTTCCAGTACCATCGGGTCAACATGCTGCTGCTGAAGATCCTGGAGCCGGCCCGGCAGGACGAGTCCATCCAGCGCATCGCCGTGCATCTCTGCAACGCCCTCGTCTGCCAGGTGGACAACGACCACAAGGAAGCTGTGGGCAAGATGGGCTTTGTCAAA ACAATGCTGAACTTGATCCAGAAAAAGCTACAGGATAGAATG TGTGACCAGGTCATGGAGTTCTCCTGGAGCGCCCTATGGAACATCACCGACGAGACGCCCGACAACTGCCAGATGTTCCTCAACTGCAGAGGAATGAGTCTGTTCCTCGAGTGTCTAGAG GAGTTTCCAGACAAGCAGGAACTGCACAGAAACATGCTGGGGCTGCTGGGTAATGTGGCCGAGGTGAGGGCTCTGAGGCCACAGCTCCTCACCTCAGAGTTTGTCAAAGTGTTCAC TGACCTGCTGGACAGTAAGGCAGATGGCATTGAGGTGTCCTACAACGCGTGCGGGGTGCTTTCCCACATCATGTTCGACGGGCCGGACGCGTGGCCCATGGAGGAGCCGGGGAGGGACTCTGTGATGCAGAAGATGTGGGACGCCATCCAGAGCTGGGACGTCAGCTCGCGGCGCAACATCAACTACAG GTCTTTTGAGCCCATCCTCCGTCTCCTGCCCCAAAGCATCGCTCCTGTTAGCCAGCACTGGGCCACATGGGCGCTCTACAACTTAGTGTCTGTCTACC CAAATAAATACTGTCCATTATTGGTCAAAGAGGGTGGGATTGCACTCTTGGATAAAGTCTTGGAGATGGAAAGCCACCCAGACACAAAGAACATGGCAAG GAAAGTGATGGAGCAGTGTGCAAACTTTAAAGAGGACCCCATGGACACAAGCAGGTAA